One Gossypium raimondii isolate GPD5lz chromosome 3, ASM2569854v1, whole genome shotgun sequence genomic window carries:
- the LOC128039930 gene encoding uncharacterized protein LOC128039930, which yields MLESQNTMMNQLKQLLARGNDKEKSLVIDARGDHDDPTYPLGFTPTNIQAQPEVYPQRVPVTIRPQYQTGASVTVHFQTGSGSNPGDNPTKPVVPNLDDVAEIEKVRIDLPKQLENRCRWLEEKFRAMENTDYHCRVDAKDLSLVPDLVFPPKFKMPEFEKYNGTSCPEAHITMFCRRITGYVNNDQLLIHCFQDSLIGFAAKWYN from the coding sequence ATGCTAGAATCCCAGAACACTATGATGAACCAATTGAAACAATTATTGGCTAGAGGGAATGATAAAGAGAAAAGCCTTGTAATTGATGCTAGGGGTGATCACGATGACCCTACTTATCCTCTAGGTTTCACCCCAACTAACATCCAAGCGCAACCAGAGGTGTACCCACAAAGGGTACCTGTTACCATTAGACCTCAATATCAGACTGGTGCCTCGGTAACAGTGCATTTTCAAACGGGCTCGGGTTCTAATCCCGGGGATAACCCTACCAAACCCGTGGTTCCTAATCTAGATGACGTAGCAGAGATAGAGAAGGTAAGAATAGACTTGCCAAAACAACTCGAGAATCGATGTAGATGGCTAGAGGAAAAATTTAGAGCCATGGAGAACACCGACTATCATTGTAGAGTTGACGCCAAGGATCTGAGTTTGGTCCCTGATTTAGTGTTCCCGCCTAAGTTCAAGATGCCAGAGTTCGAAAAATACAACgggactagttgtcctgaagctcaTATCACTATGTTCTGTCGAAGGATAACAGGATACGTCAATAATGATCAATTGTTAATCCACTGCTTCCAGGACAGTTTGATCGGGTTTGCAGCCAAGTGGTACAACTAG